Proteins encoded in a region of the Gemmatimonadaceae bacterium genome:
- a CDS encoding amino acid adenylation domain-containing protein, producing the protein MSPPPPALLHDFFTRSAARWPQHVAVDVPPGRLRPHRHRTTYAELDRQSNAVAHALAPFVRQECIVAILLPRTSAQLYAAQIGVMKAGAAYACFDLAFPDERLRDTFADAQPAALLTDALGRARAIAAGFPVERILDVVDLSHQHPQPTAPPAPAWLTPASLAYVIYTSGTTGRPKGVMIEHRSICNLVQSDIDAFALTPDDRAVQGSSAAYDSSVEELWLAFAAGATIVVADEDTARLGPDLIGWLRDERVTVFCPPPTLLRATGCENPAQELPALRLLYVGGEALPQDVADRWAHGRSLVNGYGPTECSVTCSRAHITVGAPVTIGIPIHNVQAWIVDESLEPVPDGVPGELVFGGACLARGYWNQPDLTAQRFSHHPTLGRIYRTGDSAQREADGTLIYHGRLDAQVKLRGYRVELGAIEAALVACDGVREAACTVQESDGRQTLVAFIVPEMMVPVPSAAELQDALRTVLPPYMVPSHIAPVAALPTSIGGKLDRRALPRLDGTPAGGEGVAPDDPLEFAIAEAVRHVLRMAQYPDVSADYFTALGGDSLSAAELVTRLRNDPRTNVLDVRDVYEGRTVTALADRVRARAPRQTDAPVSETTLALDAPVLGLTVRQTLALIRSLLVGSAALWLVAFKLLPAVVRAIGVVPTVILAPPAALIAVLAWAPIAVALAVSTKRRLIGTYTPGRVRVWSAAFLPHWLVQQAVKSIPWWILEGTEFQVMALRALGARIGRRVHIHRGVVLLRGGWDLLEIGDDVTLSQDAAVRIAELDAGHLVYSTVRLGNDVTLGVHSGVGAGCVMEAGSMLADNASLDDCTTVPAGERWDGIPAQRAGRAPDAPPVDRARDLSSLTYALHLYHTRIALALIFALPLGLFSWMAMRRWFMGDEQVLEWLLSGVFSFQVVVVVALLIAVAIPMRLVLSALACRALGRAPDVPVSRYSPTYVRLWLKPLLVDNASKWLYGTLFWPFWLRLAGARVGRDCEISSLIDTVPESITIGQKNFFADGIYIGFPRVHRGTVTVAHTTFGNSTFFGNGVIVRGGLAMPDDVLLGICTVAEPSTMHAGTAWFGHPAFALPHREVVEYDAQFTFDPTPWRYAVRIFWELARFVVPTLLVVALLAWYALVSAWSAVPWPLFFLAALPAATLFCGAAFTAMVVLAKWSLLGKVQPAMHPLWSSWASRWDLMCLAWHICAGPLVSQLDGTLLLNALLRVTGVKVGRRVVLGSGFAEDLPDPDMLTFEDGCTVDCLFQAHTFEDRVLKMDRIAIRRGATVGNNAVLLYGADIGVGARVTPHSVVLKHEHLQAGLRYAGFPTRPVFSSSAA; encoded by the coding sequence ATGAGTCCGCCGCCTCCTGCCCTGCTGCACGATTTCTTCACGCGCTCGGCCGCGCGTTGGCCGCAGCACGTCGCCGTCGACGTTCCGCCTGGCCGTCTGCGTCCGCATCGGCATCGCACCACCTACGCGGAACTCGACCGGCAATCCAATGCCGTGGCCCATGCGCTGGCGCCATTCGTCAGGCAGGAATGCATCGTCGCCATTCTCCTGCCGCGCACCAGTGCCCAGCTGTACGCCGCCCAGATCGGCGTGATGAAGGCCGGCGCCGCCTATGCCTGCTTCGACCTCGCCTTCCCGGATGAACGGCTGCGCGACACGTTCGCCGACGCCCAGCCTGCCGCCCTGCTGACCGACGCGCTTGGACGCGCCCGCGCAATCGCTGCCGGCTTTCCAGTCGAGCGCATCCTCGACGTCGTCGACCTGTCGCATCAGCATCCGCAGCCCACGGCGCCGCCGGCGCCGGCCTGGCTTACGCCCGCCTCGCTCGCCTACGTCATCTACACGTCAGGCACGACGGGACGCCCCAAGGGCGTGATGATCGAGCACCGCTCGATCTGCAACCTGGTGCAGTCCGACATCGACGCGTTCGCGCTCACTCCGGACGATCGCGCGGTACAGGGCTCGTCGGCCGCCTACGATTCCTCGGTGGAGGAACTGTGGCTGGCCTTTGCCGCCGGCGCCACCATCGTGGTCGCCGACGAGGACACCGCGCGCCTCGGCCCCGACCTTATCGGCTGGCTGCGCGACGAACGCGTGACCGTCTTCTGCCCGCCGCCGACGTTGTTGCGCGCGACCGGATGCGAGAACCCCGCGCAGGAGCTCCCAGCGCTCCGCCTGCTGTACGTTGGCGGTGAGGCACTGCCGCAGGACGTGGCCGATCGATGGGCCCACGGCCGTTCGCTGGTGAACGGCTATGGCCCCACCGAGTGCTCGGTGACCTGCTCGCGTGCGCATATCACCGTCGGCGCGCCGGTCACCATCGGCATCCCGATCCACAACGTGCAGGCGTGGATCGTTGACGAGTCGCTCGAGCCCGTCCCCGATGGCGTGCCGGGAGAGCTGGTCTTTGGCGGCGCTTGCCTCGCACGCGGCTACTGGAATCAGCCGGACCTCACCGCACAGCGCTTTTCGCATCACCCGACGCTCGGCCGCATCTATCGCACCGGTGACAGTGCCCAGCGGGAAGCGGATGGCACGCTCATCTATCATGGACGGCTCGACGCGCAGGTGAAGTTGCGGGGATATCGCGTGGAGTTGGGCGCCATCGAGGCCGCGCTTGTCGCCTGCGACGGCGTGCGGGAGGCCGCCTGCACCGTACAGGAGAGTGATGGCCGCCAGACGCTGGTCGCCTTCATCGTTCCCGAGATGATGGTGCCGGTGCCCAGTGCCGCCGAGTTGCAGGACGCGCTGCGGACGGTGTTGCCCCCATATATGGTGCCGTCGCACATCGCGCCGGTGGCCGCGCTCCCCACATCGATTGGCGGCAAACTTGACCGGCGCGCCCTGCCGCGCCTCGATGGCACGCCCGCCGGTGGCGAAGGCGTCGCACCGGACGATCCGCTCGAGTTCGCCATCGCCGAGGCCGTTCGGCACGTGCTGCGCATGGCGCAGTATCCCGATGTGTCCGCCGACTATTTCACAGCACTCGGCGGCGACTCGCTCAGCGCCGCGGAATTGGTCACGCGCCTGCGCAATGACCCGCGCACCAACGTGCTCGATGTGCGCGATGTGTACGAGGGGCGCACGGTGACGGCGCTCGCCGATCGGGTACGCGCACGGGCACCCCGGCAGACGGATGCGCCCGTCAGCGAGACGACCTTGGCGCTCGACGCACCGGTCCTCGGCCTCACGGTACGACAGACGCTGGCCCTGATCCGTTCGCTGCTGGTCGGATCCGCGGCCCTCTGGCTGGTCGCCTTCAAACTGCTGCCAGCAGTCGTGCGCGCCATCGGCGTGGTACCCACGGTGATTCTCGCCCCACCGGCGGCGCTGATCGCCGTCTTGGCATGGGCACCCATCGCCGTGGCGCTTGCCGTCTCCACCAAGCGCCGGCTTATCGGCACTTACACCCCTGGGCGCGTGCGCGTGTGGAGCGCGGCATTCTTGCCGCACTGGCTGGTGCAGCAGGCCGTGAAGTCGATTCCGTGGTGGATTCTCGAAGGCACCGAGTTCCAGGTGATGGCCCTGCGGGCGCTCGGCGCGCGCATCGGCCGGCGCGTGCATATCCACCGCGGCGTCGTGCTCCTGCGCGGTGGGTGGGACCTGCTGGAGATCGGCGACGATGTCACCCTCTCGCAGGATGCGGCCGTCCGCATTGCCGAACTCGACGCCGGCCACCTTGTCTATTCGACTGTGCGCCTGGGCAATGACGTAACGCTGGGCGTGCATTCGGGCGTCGGCGCCGGCTGCGTGATGGAAGCAGGTTCCATGCTCGCCGACAACGCTTCGCTGGACGATTGCACCACAGTCCCGGCGGGTGAACGGTGGGATGGCATCCCCGCACAGCGCGCTGGACGCGCGCCGGATGCGCCTCCAGTGGATCGTGCGCGCGATCTCTCGTCGCTGACGTACGCCCTCCATCTCTATCATACTCGCATTGCGCTCGCCCTGATCTTCGCGCTCCCGCTTGGCCTGTTCTCGTGGATGGCCATGCGCCGGTGGTTCATGGGCGACGAGCAGGTGCTGGAGTGGCTGCTGAGCGGCGTGTTCAGCTTTCAAGTCGTTGTGGTCGTCGCTCTTCTCATCGCCGTCGCCATTCCGATGCGCCTCGTGCTCAGCGCGCTGGCCTGCCGGGCGCTGGGGCGCGCGCCGGATGTCCCCGTCTCCCGCTACAGCCCTACGTACGTGCGCCTCTGGCTCAAGCCGTTGCTCGTGGACAACGCGAGCAAGTGGCTCTACGGCACGCTCTTCTGGCCATTCTGGCTGCGACTGGCCGGTGCGCGAGTCGGCCGCGACTGCGAGATCAGTTCGCTCATCGATACCGTTCCCGAATCCATCACGATCGGTCAGAAGAACTTCTTCGCCGACGGCATCTATATCGGGTTCCCGCGCGTGCATCGCGGCACGGTCACGGTGGCACACACGACCTTCGGCAACTCCACGTTCTTCGGCAACGGCGTGATCGTGCGCGGTGGCCTTGCGATGCCAGATGACGTGCTGCTCGGTATCTGCACGGTCGCCGAGCCGTCCACGATGCACGCCGGAACTGCGTGGTTCGGGCATCCCGCCTTTGCGCTGCCGCATCGCGAAGTGGTCGAGTACGACGCCCAGTTCACGTTCGACCCCACGCCGTGGCGCTACGCCGTGCGCATCTTCTGGGAACTGGCGCGTTTCGTCGTGCCGACGCTGCTCGTCGTCGCGCTGCTCGCGTGGTATGCGCTGGTGAGCGCGTGGTCGGCAGTGCCGTGGCCGCTTTTCTTCCTGGCAGCGCTACCCGCCGCCACGCTGTTTTGCGGGGCGGCCTTCACGGCGATGGTGGTGCTCGCCAAGTGGTCGTTGCTCGGAAAGGTCCAGCCGGCGATGCATCCGCTGTGGTCGAGTTGGGCGTCTCGCTGGGATTTGATGTGCCTCGCCTGGCACATCTGTGCCGGACCGCTGGTGTCGCAGCTCGATGGCACGCTCCTGCTCAATGCCCTGCTGCGGGTAACCGGCGTGAAAGTCGGCCGTCGCGTGGTGTTGGGCTCCGGTTTCGCCGAGGACCTGCCCGACCCCGACATGCTCACGTTCGAGGATGGGTGTACGGTGGACTGTCTGTTCCAGGCACACACCTTCGAGGATCGCGTGCTCAAGATGGACCGCATCGCGATTCGGCGGGGCGCGACGGTCGGCAATAACGCGGTGCTCCTCTACGGTGCCGACATCGGCGTTGGCGCGCGGGTCACGCCGCACAGCGTCGTGCTCAAGCACGAACACTTGCAGGCGGGCCTGCGATATGCAGGGTTCCCCACCCGTCCCGTGTTCTCCTCCAGTGCCGCCTGA